Proteins encoded by one window of Sardina pilchardus chromosome 7, fSarPil1.1, whole genome shotgun sequence:
- the apex2 gene encoding DNA-(apurinic or apyrimidinic site) lyase 2, protein MKIVTWNINGIRTFKNAVKKTLDSFDAEIICVQETKVTRDLLDEKTAVVEGYNSYFSFSRGRSGYSGVATFCKDSATPFAAEEGLTGLLTNNGEAVGCYGDQKEFSTEELQLLDNEGRAVITQHQIRGPDGPQTLAVVNVYCPRADPEKPERKLFKLQFYQLLQARAEALLASGCHVIVLGDINTSHRPIDHCDPDDIDNFEDNPGRKWLNGFLFGVTEEEQDVEPDHDPDSSRKEAVCGGKFVDTFRFFHPSRPQAFTCWNTLTGARQTNYGTRIDYIFGSRALVETHFVGVDIMPEVEGSDHCPVWGHLGCELVPSARCPPFCTRYLPEFAGKQQKLSRFLVKMADQKPNAVECKEAKDTALPGSQETEEIRENLRPLGLGASAGRKRGADGIVESSVPKGKKSKVAKAAPAKPQGSLLAFFKPKGPTAEHKPKTSAELTDRATAENLNSSANGHAGRNNDSPLVSGPNMNNPSGKGVPDQSRLVEVRSPEPDEGGAALPAEGGDSKKEACLPSFWKTVLRGPPQPPPCKVHNEPCVLRTVKKAGPNMGRQFFVCARPQGHASNPQARCNFFVWVDKGK, encoded by the exons ATGAAGATTGTTACTTGGAATATCAACGGTATACGGACATTTAAGAATGCAGTCAAGAAAACATTGGATTCATTTGATGCTGAAATTATTTGTGTCCAAGAAACAAAAGTTACAA GGGACCTACTTGATGAAAAAACAGCAGTTGTAGAAGGGTATAACTCCTACTTCAGCTTCAGTAGAGGACGCAGTGGTTACTcag GGGTGGCAACCTTTTGCAAGGACAGTGCCACTCCGTTTGCTGCAGAAGAAGGATTGACAGGCCTCTTGACCAACAATGGGGAAGCGGTTGGGTGCTATGGTGACCAGAAAGAGTTCTCCACTGAGGAGCTGCAGTTGCTCGACAATGAGGGGAGAGCTGTCATTACACAACATCAAATTAG gggtcCAGATGGACCACAGACACTGGCGGTTGTGAATGTGTACTGTCCCCGGGCTGACCCAGAGAAGCCTGAGCGCAAACTCTTCAAGCTGCAGTTCTACCAGCTGCTGCAGGCGCGGGCTGAAGCACTGCTGGCATCTGGGTG ccaTGTGATTGTTTTGGGCGATATCAATACTTCCCACCGGCCCATAGACCATTGTGATCCTGATGACATT GACAATTTTGAGGACAACCCTGGCAGGAAGTGGCTCAACGGTTTCCTGTTTGGGGTCACAGAGGAGGAACAGGACGTCGAGCCAGACCATGATCCCGACTCCTCCAGGAAGGAGGCCGTGTGCGGCGGGAAGTTTGTGGACACATTCCGCTTCTTCCACCCCTCCCGTCCGCAGGCCTTCACCTGCTGGAACACGCTCACGGGAGCGCGGCAGACCAACTACGGCACGCGCATCGACTACATCTTCGGCAGCCGTGCCCTGGTGGAGACACACTTCGTAGGAGTGGACATCATGCCCGAGGTGGAGGGATCGGACCACTGCCCTGTCTGGGGGCACTTGGGTTGCGAGCTTGTGCCCAGTGCCCGCTGTCCTCCTTTCTGCACGCGCTACTTGCCCGAGTTTGCCGGCAAGCAGCAGAAGCTCTCCCGCTTCCTGGTCAAGATGGCCGACCAGAAACCAAACGCGGTTGAGTGCAAAGAAGCCAAAGACACAGCTCTTCCTGGCTCCCAGGAAACAGAGGAGATCCGAGAGAACCTGCGCCCCCTCGGTTTGGGGGCCAGTGCCGGGAGGAAACGGGGGGCTGATGGGATAGTAGAGTCCTCCGTGCCAAAGGGAAAGAAGAGCAAAGTGGCAAAGGCAGCACCAGCAAAACCTCAGGGAAGCCTTCTGGCCTTCTTCAAACCTAAAGGGCCTACTGCAGAGCACAAACCAAAGACCTCCGCTGAGCTCACAGATCGGGCTACTGCAGAAAACCTCAACAGCTCAGCCAACGGACATGCAGGGAGGAATAATGACTCCCCACTGGTGTCTGGACCTAATATGAATAATCCAAGTGGTAAGGGAGTTCCTGACCAGAGCCGACTGGTAGAGGTAAGGAGTCCGGAGCCAGATGAGGGTGGAGCTGCACTTCCGGCAGAGGGCGGGGATTCAAAAAAAGAGGCGTGTTTGCCTAGTTTCTGGAAAACAGTCCTACGAGGTCCACCGCAGCCACCTCCGTGCAAGGTCCACAACGAGCCCTGCGTCCTGCGCACCGTGAAGAAGGCGGGACCCAATATGGGCCGTCAGTTCTTTGTGTGCGCCAGACCACAAGGCCACGCCTCCAATCCCCAAGCCAGGTGCAACTTCTTTGTTTGGGTGGACAAAGGGAAGTAG